tatggtttcaaatttatatgctctaacatgaaattagttatatcagaactaaattttaatttgacatgtttaattttttaatttaactcgaacaatttcatttaattcgactcgaatttcatttcactcaactcaatttgaaaaaaattccaaACTGAGTTAGGATTATAAAATAGGACTCGTCagctcgattaactcaaaattttttcactcgattcgatcGAACATTCACCCCTAACTCTCATATTGAATATGACCCAAGAAATTGTAGCCTTCTTTCTGTCCATGGTACTCgtctcttttattttgtttatttttatcctatgatttcttttttcttttttagaacTCAATCAACTTTAGAGttgtcatttaaaaataaaataagtgtacCATTTTTAGGCaagcttttttattttttatattctacATGTATGTTTTATGTTGGAAGTTTTTTAAACTATTCTTCAGAGTTTGTCAAAGTTTTTTTTAGCTAGTTTGGATTAGTCTTGGTTGTTAGCAAAATAAGGGCTTAGTGAgttgaaattttgttaaatattttacTTGTATGGCTTTATAAAAGCCTATTTTATTCTTCAATAAGATGGAATCCAAAATTGTTTTGTGTTATTCTCTGCAGTATTTCTTAACATCTAACATTTTTTGTATCAGAGCCATCATTGGGCTTGTAAAGACTAGAGAGAGAAGTACAGTATTCAAGTGAGCAGATACTAAGAGAATGAATGGTGAAAATACTCTAACAAAGATCCCTCACTGCTACGGTCACTGTGACCATTGGAGTGAATTGATGGAGAACCTGCTTAGAGCAAAGGGTCTATGGAGTTGGTGGAAAATGGCTTTGAAAGGCTAGTAGATGGGACAATATTGACAGAGGCGCAGTTGCTTGATGATGCCAAAACCAAATATTATTAGGTgaaacattatctttttcaggcACTTGATCGTACCATTTTCGAACAAATCTTGGATCGTAGTACAGCCAAGAATGTTTGGGATccgatgaaatgaaaatttagggGAAATGACAAGGTAAAGAAATATGTTCTTAATTCACTAAGAAGGGAATTCCAGGTTCTAACAATGAGGAAAGATGAAGCCATCACTAAGTATTTTGCAAGAGTGATGATTGTTTCTAATAAGATACGGAGTAATGGAGAAGATATGTCTAATTCAAAGATTGTTGAGAAAATTCCATGAACTTTAAAAGAGAAGTTCACATATGTTGTGCTGTCCATCAAAGAATCGAAGAATAGTGATAACATGTCCATTGATGAACTACAGAGTTCATTGGTGGTACATGAACAAAAGCTTCAGAGGGTATGTAGTGACGATGAGGATCAAGTTCTGAAGGTAAATTCAGAGTATGGAACAAGGGGTAAAGGAAGATCATCCAGAGGTAGAGGACGAGAATAAGGAAGAACAACCTTCAACAAGGCAACTGTTAAATGTTATAAATGTCACAATTTAGGACATTTTCAGTATGAATGTCTGAGATTGAATAAAAAAGTAAATTATGCAAAGGTAGAAAAGGAAGATGAAGATGAGTTATTGCTAATGGCATATGAGGAGCTCCATGAAGACAAAAGAAGTGATGTGTGGGTTTTAGATTTTGGTTGCTCAAACCACATTTGTGTGAATCAAGGTATGTTTGCAAGCTTGGATACAACTTTCTCTCATGTTGTCAAGCTAGGAAACAATACAGAAATGAAGGTGATTGGAAAGGGAGTTGTGAAGCTGGTTTTGAAAGGCATTAGTTGTGTTATTGGTAATGTGTATTATGTACTGACACTCAAAAACAATCTTTTGAGCATGGGTCAGTTGCAAGAAAAGTGATTACATGTGTTGTTTAAAGATGGTGTGTGTAGCATGTACTATCCACAAAACGGAAAAATGACGGAATCCATCATGGCTCCAAACAAGATGTTTAAGTTGATTATTGATTCACATGTTAAAGTAAAAGAAGAAAAGTATTTGCATATCAGTACCACAGATCAGTCCAAGTTCTGGCATCATCGTTATGGTTACCTTAGCTACAAAGGTCTGCATAAATTACAAAATAAAGAAATGGCGGTTAGTTTGTCACTAATTGTAGATACAAATATCATTTCTGATGCATGTATGAAAGGCAAGAAACACCAGATTCCCATTCCCAATAGGAGCCACTAGAGAGCAATAGAGAGATTACAACTAGTTCGTGCAGAACTCTGCTGTCTAATTACACCTGCCTATAGTAGTCACAAAAGGTACTTACTGTGTTTCATTGATAATTTTTCTCGAAAGATGtggatttattttcttttggagaAGTCAAAAACCTTTTATCACTTTAAATGTTTCAAGACTCTTGTAGAAACAAAGATTGGAATGTCTATTAAGTACTTGAGAACAGGTAGAGGAGGGGAGTTTAATTCTGAAgaatttaatgatttttataagcAACAAGGTGTGAAGAGACAACTGAAAACAGCCTACACTCCACAACAAAATGGAGTGGTCAAGTGCAAGAATCGTACAATGATGAATTTGGTGAGGGCCATGCTATCAAAGAAGAAAGTGTTAGTACAAATCTTGATGAAAATTTTGAACACACAAACGAAACTCAAATAGAAATAGAAGAAATCAGACAAGGCTCCAAGGTGTGTATCAAGCtactatctttaaggttatattcgccTTCACCTATCTTTGGTGTGCAAATGAGttccaagcaaattaacctcgagGACATAATGAAGCCAATGACTATTTGCATTTTACACTGACGAGTACGCACCGAGCAATGTATAATaagaaactcaatttctacaaagGATTTCTAGagtaatactttatagaataatctaataatattagaaaatgaaaaaaggaaagaaagaatattagaatttgttggtgtattttccaaatgaaatctcattcctatttataggaattttcatgtctcttcatatAGACATCTTTCAATAGGTGTCTTTCTaataataatgtctttaaaataaacacataattattcatttaatattataattatttaaataatattatttaaatagttatacGCATTAAGCAATgtataacaagaaactcaatttctacaaagGATTTCGTagtaatactttatagaataatctaataatattagaaaataaagGAAGGAAATAAAGAATATTAGAATTTGTTGGTGtattttccaaatgaaatctcattcctatttataggaattttcatgtctcttcatagagacatctttcaataggtgtctttcgaataataatgtctttaaaataaacacataattatttatttaatattataactatttaaataatattatttaaatagttattattcttttcaaaaattaaataatataacttttgattaattacacccattcatttatagttatcgaacactataaatatttaaaaatattctaaCAATATCcccccattttcaaaatatttagaTTTTGATATTCTTGAAAATCAATTTGCATAAATGAAGGTTTCTTACGATTAAACCTTTACTTGGTAAAAACATGTTAAAGTTAATCGAAATTACATGGTAGACTAAGCTTTGAACCAACTATTTCATTTGATTAACCAAACACATCTCACACAATGATTTTAACATCGGTCAATGCATAGTATCTAGGGATACTATTATGGTCATGTGTCTGTGTACTCTTTTAAGAGTGCTGTCAGAGCCAAGCCCTTGAGCTCCTAGAAGCGACCACACTTCCACTCACATAAGTAGATCCCATCAAGAGTGTTTCTGTAATTATAACACTCTAACATATTTATGATATGGGTCCATTAAGAGTACATTACTCATTCTTCCCTTATCATTATGGGTatctagcactttaatcttaggATTGATTTATCTATAGTGCTAACAGTCACATACTAATGATGTACTTTATCTCATTGAACTCAATATTTGAAGTTATACCAAGCGTTGAGTCGAGTTTCCATCATGGGTGACTCTAATTAATGGGCTTGAATCCCATCCCTTTTGAAGTCATTTTTACTGCATCTCTAGTAAGACTTTTTGTCAAAGGATTCTCCAAATTTTCACTTAACCTCACATAATTAATAGCGATCACTCCATCAGAGGTTAATTGTTGGACATTACTATGTCTTAATCCAATGTGTCTAGACTTTCCATTATATACTTGGCTACATGCCTTTGCTAGAGTAGCCTCACTATCACAACAGatagaaataggtgaaattggTTTAGGCTATAAAGATACATCATAAAGCAAATTTCTTTACCATTCTGCTTCTTTAGATGCAACGGCTAATGCAATAAATTCTACTGTCATAGTGGAATCAGTAATACATGTTTGTTTCTTGAAACCCCAAGAAATGGCTCCTCCACCAAGAATGAAGATCCATCCACTAGTAGATGCATGATCTTCCAAACTTGTAATCCAACTAGAATTCGAATACCCTTCTAAAATTGGAGGATATCCATTATAACACAATCCATAGTTAATAGTTTTCTTTAAGTACCTAAGTACTCTATTCAAAGCTTGCTAATGCAAACTACTTGGATTGCTTGTGTACCTACTCAATTTTCCAACAGCATATGCAATATCTGGTCTTGTATAAGTCATTATGTACATAAGACAACCAATTAGACTTGCatatttcaattgatcaattttcctaccaacattagatactaattttatttgagGATCCATGGGTGTAGATGCTGGTATACAGTTGAAAAGATCAAACTTTTTAAGTACTTTTTCAATGTAATGTGATTGTAATAAAGCTATAGTGCTTTCATCTTGAGTTATTTTAATCCCAAGAATAACATTTGCTACACCCATATCCTTCATAGCAAAGTtgtttgaaaagaatttctttgTGTTTTCTATTTGTTCCAAATTCGTGCCAAAAATGAGCATGTCATCTAtatataagcaaattatgacacattttccattttcaaatttgcCATATATGCACTTATCAGATTCATTCATTTTATAGCCATTAGCTAAAACAACCTTGTCAAACTTTTAGTGCCATTGTTTTAATGCTTGTTTAAGTCCATATAAAGATTTAATAAGCTTACATACCTTATACTCTTGTTTTGGAACAACAAATCCTTCCGGTTGTTCCATGTGCCCTTCTTCTTCCAATTCTCTATTTAAAATGCAGTTTTAACATCCATTTGGTGAACAAACAAATTATATATAAAGGTAAATGATATTAAAAGTCTAATTGTAGCAATTCTTGCTACTAAAGCATAGGTATCAAAGTAATCAATACCTTATTTTTGTGTAAAACCGTTGGCTACCAACCTtgctttaaatttatcaataGTTCCATCGACCTTCATATTCTTTTTGAAGATCCATTTACTACCTATTGGTTTGGAACATGGTGGAAGATCAACTAagatccaaatttgatttcccATTATTGAATCCATCTCATCATTTATTGCTTCTTTCTAAAAAGCATAGTCTTAAGATTTCATTGCCTCTTCAAATGTAATAGGATCAAATCCCGTATTATAACAATAAGGTATCTTTTTGCATATACTTTCACCCTTTCCTTCTACAAGAAACATAATGAAATCTGgtccaaaatctttaacatttttaatcCTCTTACTTCTTCTTAATTCTTGACAAGATTCATCATTATTACCAACTTGTTTCAATAGAATCTCATTCTTATTTGAAGACTGAATCAATTGTTGTAGTTATAATTGTCttgatatagaattaaatttattttcataaaaaataacatctTTTGATTCAATAACAATATTAATTGAAACTGAATCATTTGGTTCAATTACCATGAACCTGTATGCCTTGCTATTATGTGCATATCCTATAAATATGCATTCAATTCCTCTTTCGCCTAACTTTTTACATTTAGGTGTTAGAACTTTGAAAATAGCTCTACAACCCCAAACCTTTAAATAATGAAGGTTTGGTTTCCTTTTCTTCCATTATTCATAGGGGGTTATTTTAGTTTTCTTATTAGGAACTCTATTCAATATATGACAAGCTGTTAAAACAGCTTCTCCCCAAAAACCTTGTTCATGACCTGAAtatgataacattgaatttaccatttcagtcaagactctatttttctttttaGCTACAGCATTTTATTATGTTGTGTAAGGGGTTGAAACTTGATGGGCGATTCCAGTGGATTCAAAATAACTTGGATTATAGTATTCTCCACCTCTATCCGATCTTAAGCACTTGATAAATGATTCACACTGAAGTCCAACTTgagatttataaactttaaatttatcaagtgCTTCATTTTTTAatgcaataaatatacataacattatctagaacaatcatcaataaaagtaacaaaaCATTTCTTTCCACCTAATGTAGGAGTATTATGCATGTCACATAAATAACTACGTATCAAATCAAGCAATTTTGTTTTCCCTTTAACCTTAGGGAAagggtttcttgtaattttattcaacatacatgtattgcattttcaatattattattaaaaacagaATTAAATCTAACTTATACATGTCATTCAATTTTCTATAATTCAAATGACCTAATCTATAATGCCATAAACAAAAAGATTTAACCATATAAGCAGAAAtagtatttttattcttattaataatattgaGTTTGAACATACTCTCATACATATACCCTTTCCCTACAAAAATTCCTCCTTTAGACAAAATAAACTTATCTGCCTTAAAAACAAGTTTGAAACTAAACTTATTCAACAGACTTCTAGACACTA
Above is a genomic segment from Gossypium arboreum isolate Shixiya-1 chromosome 8, ASM2569848v2, whole genome shotgun sequence containing:
- the LOC108466396 gene encoding uncharacterized protein LOC108466396, whose product is MSIDELQSSLVVHEQKLQRVCSDDEDQVLKVEKEDEDELLLMAYEELHEDKRSDVWVLDFGCSNHICVNQGMFASLDTTFSHVVKLGNNTEMKVIGKGVVKLVLKGISCVIGNVYYVLTLKNNLLSMGQLQEK